Proteins encoded together in one Amphiprion ocellaris isolate individual 3 ecotype Okinawa chromosome 14, ASM2253959v1, whole genome shotgun sequence window:
- the supt6h gene encoding transcription elongation factor SPT6 yields the protein MSDFIESEAEESEEEFEEKDLKPKKTQRFMEEDDEEEEEENTEDQDEQGNLRGLIDDGDEEGEEEEAERSGSGGGSDSEEEVRHRRKKRNYDDYLDDDDLDLIEENLGVKVKRRKKKYDRVKTLDDDEDDDDEKDLIADEIFHGDHEGELEEGEAVDEPLQHHADDDEEGEDEESDIDDFIVDDDGQPITKKKGKKFSGYTDAALQEAQEIFGGDFDFADFDADAYDQGEEEEEDQDEEGWDRPKKQTKRRQGRKSIFEIYEPSELESSHMTDQDNEIRSTDMPERFQLRSIPVKPAEDDELEEEAEWIFRHGFSTLTISMQESTDYLDRGTTTNFSRKGPSTIAKIKEALNFMRNQQFEVPFIAFYRKEYVEPELNINDLWKVWQWDEKWTQLKTRKQNLTRLFQKMQSFQFEQISADPDKPLADGIRPLDTADMERLKDVQTLEELGDVYNHFLLYYGRDIPKMQNAAKANKKRLKKIKEVSEDGEEEELEVEEEEEQKGPDLKLASRRDMYSICQSVGLDGLAKKFGLTPEQFGENLRDSYQRHETEQFPAEPVELAKDYVCSQFSTPEAVLEGTRYMVAMQIAREPLVRHVLRQTFQERAKINIKPTKKGKKEIDEAHFAYSFKYLKNKPVKELNGDQFLKMCLAEDEGLLTIDICIDLIGVKGYAGDQTYFDEIKQFYYRDEFSHQVQEWNRQRTLAIERALTQFLYPQMAKELKSKLTAEAKESIVRSCCRRLYNWLKVAPYRPDQQVEEDDDLMDESQGKGIRVLGVAYAPSRDTPVFCALINGEGEVVDFLRLPYFMKRRNAFREDEREKKAHDIENLKKFLSSKKPHVVAVAGENRDAQMIMEDIKRTISELELESSLPAVGVELVDNELATLYMNSKKSETDFRDYPPLLRQAVSIARKIQDPLVEYAQVCSTDEDILCLKLHPLQEHVVKEDLLCALYCEFINRVNEVGVDVNRAIAHPHTQSLVQYVCGLGPRKGSHLLKILKQNNTRLENRTQLVTMCHMGPKVFINCAGFIKIDTASLGDSTDSYIEVLDGSRVHPETYEWARKMAVDALEYDESAEDANPAGALEEILENPERLKDLDLDAFAEELERQGYGNKGITLYDIRAELSCRYKDLRVPYRVPNTEEVFNLLTKETPETFYIGKLITSVVTGIAHRRPQGESYDQAIRNDATGLWQCPFCQQDNFPELSEVWNHFDSGSCPGQAIGVRSRLDNGVQGFIPTKFLSDKVVKHPEERVKVGMTVHCRIMKIDIEKFSVDLTCRTSDLMDKGNEWKLPKDSYYDFDTESEDQKQEEELKKKQQRTPYIKRVIAHPNFHNISFNQAEKMMETLDQGDLIIRPSSKGENHLTVTWKVADGIYQHVDVREEGKENAFSLGHTLWINNEEFEDLDEITARYIQPMASFARDLLGHKYFQECSGGNKEKMEELLVRTKREKPTFIPYFISACKDLPGKFILGYQPRGKPRIEYVTITPDGFRYRSQIFPTVNGLFRWFKDHYQEPVPGITPSNSSRTRTPASLNATPANINIADLTRAVNALPRNMTSQMFNAIAAVTGQGQNPNTTPAQWGSSQYGYGGSTGGGGGGSSSAYHVFATPQQPIATPMMTPSYSYTTPSQQALGTPQYPGSTPQSSHSHTHAHPHGGHVSHHGHHGHHSSHHGHSSSTPSSSTSSRGRTPQQQPKPSGSNASAVDWGKIAEQWLKDKEAEGRKKAQRMTPRPSPSPMIESTPMSIAGDATPLLDEMDR from the exons ATGTCAGACTTTATTGAGAGTGAGGCTGAGGAGTCAGAGGAAGAGTTTGAAGAGAAGGACCTGAAGCCTAAGAAGACCCAGAGGTTTATGGAAGAAGATG acgaggaggaagaagaggagaacaCAGAGGACCAGGATGAACAAGGAAATTTACGTGGACTGATTGATGATGGAGatgaggaaggggaggaggaagaagctGAAAGAAGTGGGAGTGGAGGGGGCAGTGACTCAGAAGAGGAAGTGAGGCATCGACGTAAAAAGCGCA ATTATGATGACTACctggatgatgatgatcttgACCTAATTGAGGAAAACTTGGGTGTCAAAGTGAAAAGGAGG aagaagaaatatgACCGTGTAAAAACActggatgatgatgaagatgatgatgatgagaagGACTTGATAGCAGATGAGATCTTTCATGGGGATCATGAGGGCGAGCTGGAGGAAGGCGAGGCAGTCGATGAACCTCTCCAACATCATGCAGATGATGACGAAGAAGGAGAGGATGAGGAGTCAG ATATTGATGATTTTATTGTTGATGATGACGGCCAACCCATCACCAAAAAAAAGGGCAAGAAGTTCTCAGGATACACTGATGC AGCCCTCCAGGAGGCCCAGGAGATTTTTGGTGGCGACTTCGACTTTGCTGACTTTGACGCTGATGCTTATGACcaaggtgaggaggaggaagaggatcaAGATGAAGAAGGCTGGGACCGGCCCAAGAAACAGACgaagaggaggcaggggaggaaGAGCATCTTTGAGATCTACGAGCCCAGTGAGCTGGAGAGTAGTCACATGACTGACCAAGACAACGAGATCCGTTCAACAGACATGCCAGAGAGGTTCCag TTACGATCCATCCCTGTTAAACCTGCTGAGGATGATGAGCTGGAAGAGGAGGCAGAGTGGATCTTCAGACATGGCTTCTCCACTCTTACCATCTCCATGCAg GAAAGCACAGATTATCTAGATAGAGGGACGACCACAAACTTTAGCAGGAAAGGCCCCAGTACGATTGCCAAGATCAAAGAGGCCCTCAACTTCATGAGGAATCAGCAGTTTGAG GTTCCTTTCATAGCTTTCTACAGGAAAGAATATGTGGAACCAGAGCTAAATATCAATGACCTATGGAAGGTGTGGCAGTGGGATGAAAAG TGGACTCAGCTTAAGACTCGGAAGCAGAACCTGACCCGTCTGTTCCAGAAGATGCAGTCTTTCCAGTTCGAGCAGATCTCTGCTGACCCTGACAAACCCTTGGCTGATGGGATCCGTCCTTTGGACACTGCTGACATGGAAAG GCTGAAAGATGTGCAGACTCTTGAAGAGCTGGGTGACGTGTACAATCACTTTTTGCTCTACTATGGCCGAGACATCCCCAAGATGCAGAATGCTGCTAAAGCCAACAAGAAGAGGCTCAAGAAGATCAAAGAAGTGTCAGAGGACG GTGAAGAGGAGGAATTGGAggtagaagaagaggaagaacagaAAGGACCTGACCTCAAGTTGGCATCTCGTAGGGATATGTACAGCATCTGTCAGAGCGTAGGACTCG ATGGCTTGGCTAAAAAGTTTGGATTAACTCCAGAGCAGTTTGGTGAAAATCTAAGAGACAGCTATCAGCGTCACGAGACGGAGCAGTTCCCTGCTGAGCCTGTAGAACTGGCCAAAGATTATGTTTGCAGCCAGTTTTCTACTCCTGAGGCAGTGCTGGAAGGAACCAGGTACATGGTTGCCATGCAGATTGCTCGGGAACCTTTGGTCAGACATGTTCTGCGACAGACCTTTCAGGAGAGAGCAAAAATCAACATCAAACCtacaaagaaaggaaaaaag GAGATAGACGAGGCTCATTTTGCGTACTCCTTCAAGTATCTTAAAAACAAGCCTGTGAAAGAGCTAAATGGGGATCAGTTCTTGAAGATGTGTCTGGCTGAGGATGAGGGGCTGCTTACTATTGATATCTGCATTGACCTTATAGGTGTTAAAGG GTATGCTGGGGACCAGACGTACTTTGACGAGATCAAACAGTTTTACTACAGGGATGAGTTCAGTCACCAGGTGCAGGAATGGAACAGGCAGCGAACTTTAGCCATAGAGAGAGCTCTCACTCAGTTCCTCTACCCTCAGATGGCAAAGGAGCTCAAGAGCAAACTGACTGCTGAGGCCAAAGAGAGCATCGTCAGG TCCTGCTGTCGCCGGTTGTACAACTGGCTTAAGGTGGCTCCTTACAGGCCAGATCAGCAAGTTGAGGAAGATGATGACCTAATGGATGAGAGTCAGGGAAAAGGCATTCGGGTTCTAGGTGTAGCTTATGCACCTAGCAG AGATACACCAGTTTTCTGTGCTCTGATCAATGGGGAAGGAGAGGTGGTAGACTTTCTTCGTCTGCCCTACTTCATGAAGAGGAGGAATGCCTTTAgggaggatgagagagagaagaag GCCCATGACATTGAAAATCTCAAGAAGTTTCTGTCCAGCAAGAAACCTCATGTGGTAGCTGTAGCTGGAGAAAACCG aGATGCCCAAATGATTATGGAGGACATCAAGAGGACTATCAGTGAGCTGGAGCTGGAGTCCTCTCTGCCCGCTGTGGGAGTGGAGCTTGTTGACAATGAACTGGCTACACTGTACATGAACAGTAAGAAATCTGAG ACTGATTTCAGGGATTATCCTCCCTTGCTGCGACAGGCTGTCTCGATAGCCAGGAAGATCCAGGATCCCCTGGTGGAGTATGCTCAGGTCTGCAGCACTGATGAGGATATTCTCTGCCTCAAACTACACCCACTGCAG gaACATGTAGTGAAGGAAGATTTGCTCTGTGCTCTTTACTGTGAGTTCATCAACCGTGTCAatgaggttggggtggatgtgAACAGAGCTATCGCCCACCCTCACACCCAAAGTCTGGTCCAGTATGTCTGTGGTTTGGGACCGAGGAAGGGCTCCCACCTTCTCAAG ATTCTGAAACAGAACAACACTCGTCTGGAAAACAGAACTCAGCTGGTCACGATGTGCCACATGGGACCCAAGGTTTTTATAAACTGTGCCGGTTTCATCAAGATCGACACTGCGTCACTTGGGGACAG CACGGACTCCTACATCGAGGTTCTGGATGGTTCTCGTGTCCACCCTGAGACATATGAGTGGGCTCGCAAGATGGCCGTGGACGCCCTCGAGTATGATGAGTCGGCAGAGGATGCCAACCCAGCCGGAGCTCTAGAGGAGATCTTGGAAAACCCAGAACGTCTCAAAGATCTGGACCTGGATGCCTTTGCTGAAGAGCTTGAGAGACag GGTTATGGTAACAAGGGAATTACTCTATACGACATCCGTGCAGAGCTGAGCTGCAGGTACAAAGACCTCAGAGTTCCCTACAGAGTCCCCAACACAGAGGAGGTCTTCAATCTGCTCACAAAGGAGACTCCAGAGACCTTTTATATTG GTAAGCTGATCACCAGTGTAGTAACTGGTATTGCTCACCGACGGCCACAGGGAGAGAGCTACGACCAGGCCATACGTAACGATGCAACAGGCCTGTGGCAGTGTCCCTTCTGCCAGCAAGACAACTTCCCTGAACTGAGCGAG GTGTGGAATCACTTTGACAGCGGTTCATGTCCAGGTCAGGCTATTGGAGTGCGGAGCAGATTAGACAACGGTGTCCAAGGATTTATTCCCACAAAGTTTCTCAGTGACAAAGTGGTTAAACACCCTGAGGAGAGGGTCAAG GTGGGCATGACAGTTCACTGCCGCATCATGAAAATCGACATTGAGAAATTCAGTGTTGACCTCACATGCCGCACCTCAGATCTGATGGACAAAGGCAATGAATGGAAGCTTCCCAAGGACAGCTACTATGACTTTGACACAGAGTCTGAGGACCAGAAACAAGAAGAGGAGctcaaaaagaaacaacagcgAACTC CTTATATAAAGCGTGTCATTGCCCATCCAAACTTCCACAATATCAGTTTCAACCAGGCAGAGAAGATGATGGAGACCCTGGACCAGGGAGACTTGATCATAAGACCCAGCAGCAAAGGAGAGAACCATCTTACAGTCACTTGGAAA gTGGCTGATGGTATCTACCAGCATGTGGACGTGAGAGAAGAGGGCAAAGAGAATGCATTCAGCTTGGGGCACACACTGTGGATCAATAATGAA GAGTTTGAGGATCTGGATGAAATCACTGCTCGGTACATTCAGCCAATGGCATCATTTGCCAGGGATCTGCTGGGGCATAAGTACTTCCAAGAGTGCAGTGGGGGAAACAAGGAG AAAATGGAGGAATTATTGGTCCGGACAAAGAGGGAGAAGCCTACTTTTATTCCTTACTTTATTTCGGCATGTAAAGATCTGCCAGGAAAATTCATACTGGGCTACCAGCCTCGCGGAAAACCCCG GATTGAGTATGTGACCATCACTCCGGATGGCTTCCGCTACCGTTCACAGATATTTCCAACAGTGAATGGACTATTCCGTTGGTTTAAGGACCATTATCAAGAGCCTGTGCCAG GCATCACTCCTAGCAACAGCAGCCGAACAAGGACGCCTGCATCCCTGAACGCCACTCCAGCCAACATCAACATTGCAG ACTTGACACGAGCCGTCAACGCCCTCCCACGCAACATGACTTCTCAGATGTTCAATGCCATTGCCGCAGTCACAGGCCAGGGGCAGAACCCCAACACCACCCCTGCACAGTGGGGCTCCAGCCAGTACGGCTACGGTGGAagcacaggaggaggaggaggaggaagctccTCTGCTTATCAT GTGTTTGCGACACCCCAGCAGCCCATAGCGACACCCATGATGACGCCCAGCTACTCCTACACCACACCGAGCCAGCAGGCCCTGGGCACGCCACAGTACCCCGGCTCCACCCCCCAGTCCTCACACTCTCACACCCACGCCCACCCACATGGAGGCCATGTGTCACACCACGGCCATCACGGCCATCACAGCAGCCACCACGGCCACTCATCCAGCACGCCGTCCTCCTCCACTTCATCCCGAGGACGGACGCCTCAGCAACAGCCAAA GCCAAGCGGCAGCAACGCCTCTGCAGTGGACTGGGGCAAGATCGCCGAACAGTGGCTGAAGGATAAAGAAGCAGAGGGGCGGAAGAAAGCCCAGAGGATGACGCCTCGACCGTCACCCAGCCCCATGATCGAGAGCACACCCATGTCCATCGCCGGAGACGCCACACCCCTGCTGGACGAAATGGATCGATAG
- the rab34b gene encoding ras-related protein Rab-34: protein MLPPVKKDRVITQLPQCFSPNAALHTKDGFHPQVKAMCQFQRTATVSFNIAKVIVVGDVAVGKTCLISRFCRGAFDKNYKATIGVDFEMEHFEVLGVPFSLQLWDTAGQERFKCIASTYYRGAQAIIVVFDLSSVNSLAHARQWLEDAMKENDPSSVLLFLVGTKKDLSSPDQLSQIEQEAIRLSEEIKAEYWAVSAKSGDGVREFFFRVASLTFEANVLSELERSGSRHVGDIIRITDNTDGHRRRKRTPQCC from the exons ATGTTGCCACCAGTGAAGAAGGACCGAGTCATTACTCAGCTCCCACAG TGTTTCAGTCCAAATGCAGCGCTGCACACCAAAGACGGCTTCCACCCACAGGTGAAGGCCATGTGCCAGTTCCAGAGGACGGCCACAGTCAG ctttaatatcGCTAAAGTCATCGTAGTGGGTGATGTTGCTGTGGGCAAAACGTGTCTGATCAGCAG GTTCTGTAGGGGTGCGTTTGATAAGAACTACAAAGCGACCATCGGGGTGGATTTTGAGATGGAGCATTTCGAGGTGCTTGGAGTTCCCTTCAGTTTACAGCT GTGGGATACAGCAGGTCAGGAGAGGTTCAAGTGCATCGCTTCCACCTACTATAGAGGAGCACAAG CCATAATAGTTGTGTTTGACCTCAGCAGTGTGAACTCATTAGCACATGCCAG gcAATGGCTGGAGGATGCAATGAAGGAAAATGACCCATCCAGTGTTTTACTGTTCCTGGTCGGCACCAAGAAGGACCTCAGC TCTCCTGATCAGTTGTCTCAGATCGAGCAGGAAGCCATCCGACTCTCTGAGGAAATCAAAGCAGAGTACTGGGCCGTGTCTGCAAAGTCAG GAGATGGTGTCAGGGAGTTCTTCTTCCGTGTGGCTTCTTTAACTTTTGAGGCCAACGTTTTGTCTGAGCTGGAGAGAAGTGGGTCGAGGCACGTTGGGGACATAATCA GAATTACTGACAACACAGACGGCCATCGCAGACGCAAGAGGACCCCACAGTGCTGCTGA